The Candidatus Neomarinimicrobiota bacterium DNA segment GGAAGTTGAAGCCTGGAGCCAGGTCGATATCGAGGTCTTCATCAGCCACGACGACCTGGCCATGACCAAGGGGCCCATCTTCCGCCCCGACTGGTTCCGGGAGCACATCTTCCCCCATTACCCTCAGATATGGAAGCCGCTGAAGGACAAGGGCATCAAGGTTATCTTCTGCTCGGATGGCAACTATGGGCCCCTGATCGATGACATCGCCGCCGCAGGGGCCGATGGGTTCATCATCGAACCCTCGGTTGATCTTCAGACCGTAGTGGGTAAATATGGAGGCCGCAAAGCCATCATCGGCAACGTCGATACCAAGGTGCTGACCTTCGAGGGGGAAAAAGAGATCGAGGCCGAGGTAAGGAGGTGCGTATCCACGGCCGGCCACCACCCGGGTTTTTTCATCAATGCTGTGGGTGGTATCCCTCATAATATCCCGCTGAAAAATGTGGAGGCCTACTTCGCTGCTTGTCGGAAGTACCGAAGTAGAAAGGTGACGACCTGAAGAAGCTCATCTGTCTCCTGGTTATCAAAACGCGCTCTTATCGCTTACCAAAACTGCGGTACGTACTCGCGGTAGGTCTCCAGATAGTCGTCGAGGATCTGCTGGGCCACGTCCAGATCGGTGATGACCGGGTCCAGCAACAGGCATTGCAGGGCGGCTCGGCGGTCGCCATTGACGGCGGCGTCTACACACAGGCGGGCGACGGTGATCTCACGGCGACACAGTTCGGCGATGGGCTCCGGCAGCGGCCCCACGGCGATTCCCTGCACCCCAGCCCCACTGATCAACCCGGGTATTTCGACTATGGCTCCCTCTGGCAGATTGGAGATGTGGCCCTGGTTGGGCAGGTTCACCGCCAGGTGGTAATGGTTCCCCGCCCCGGCGATGTTCTCGATCATCTCCAGTGCGCCTTCGCTGTCGGCGTCGCGCAAGCTTTCAATGCCCTTCTGACCCGCGCCCATCTTGGCGATGTCGTCGTGGCCGTGCCCGCGCAGCTTGTCCCACAGCTCCCAATCGTAGAGGCTGAGCTCGTATTTCTCCCACGGCTTGGTGACCGGATCGCTTACCCAGGGCAGGTACTCACTTATGTGCTCGTCGCCGGGAATCGGGAACCATCCAAAAG contains these protein-coding regions:
- a CDS encoding uroporphyrinogen decarboxylase family protein → EVEAWSQVDIEVFISHDDLAMTKGPIFRPDWFREHIFPHYPQIWKPLKDKGIKVIFCSDGNYGPLIDDIAAAGADGFIIEPSVDLQTVVGKYGGRKAIIGNVDTKVLTFEGEKEIEAEVRRCVSTAGHHPGFFINAVGGIPHNIPLKNVEAYFAACRKYRSRKVTT